The proteins below are encoded in one region of Thermothelomyces thermophilus ATCC 42464 chromosome 1, complete sequence:
- a CDS encoding sugar transporter (Sugar transporter), whose translation MGIFAFNKQKPNAEATAVAQEEAPQFERVDWKRDPGLRKLYFYAFVLCIASATTGYDGMFFNSVQNFETWENYFNHPTGSKLGVLGALYQIGSLASIPLVPIIADRVGRKIPIAIGCVIMIVGAVLQAACRNLGTFMGGRFLLGFGNSLAQLCSPMLLTELAHPQHRGRLTTVYNCLWNVGALVVAWVSFGTDYLKSDWSWRIPALIQAFPSVIQLLFIFWVPESPRYLMAKDKHERALAILAKYHANGDANHPTVQFEYREIKETLRLEFEASKSSSYLDFVRTRGNRYRLAVLISLGIFSQWSGNAIISNYSSKLYDTAGVTGSTQKLGLSAGQTGLSLIISVTMALLVDKFGRRPMFLTSTAGMFCTFIFWTLTSGLYEEHNADGARYAMILFIWIHGIFYSISWSGLLVGYAIEVLPYKLRAKGLMIMNLTVQAALTLNTYANPVAFDAFEGHSWKLYIIYTIWIFLELCFVWKMYIETKGPTLEELAKIIDGDEAAVAHVDIKQVEKETHINEEKSV comes from the exons ATGGGTATCTTTGCCTTCAACAAGCAGAAGCCCAACGCTGAAGCGACCGCGGTCGCTCAGGAGGAGGCCCCCCAGTTCGAGAGGGTCGATTGGAAGAGAGATCCCGGCCTCAGGAAGCTTTATTTTTACGCCTTCGTCCTGTGTATCGCGTCGGCAACCACTGGTTACGATGG CATGTTCTTCAATTCCGTCCAGAACTTTGAGACATGGGAGAACTACTTCAACCACCCGACGGGCTCCAAGCTCGGTGTTCTCGGCGCTCTCTACCAAATCGGTAGCTTGGCTTCCATTCCTCTCGT ACCCATCATTGCCGACCGCGTCGGTCGTAAGATCCCCATCGCCATCGGATGCGTTATCATGATCGTCGGTGCCGTTCTTCAGGCTGCTTGCCGCAACCTGGGCACTTTCATGGGCGGCCGTTTCCTGCTTGGTTTCGGCAACTCGCTCGCGCAGCTCTGCTCTCCCATGCTTCTCACCGAGCTGGCTCACCCTCAGCACCGTGGGCGTCTCACCACCGTCTACAACTGCCTGTGGAACGTCGGTGCCCTGGTCGTCGCCTGGGTCTCCTTCGGCACCGATTACCTCAAGAGCGACTGGTCCTGGCGTATTCCCGCCCTCATCCAGGCCTTCCCCTCGGTGATCCAGCTCCTCTTCATCTTCTGGGTGCCGGAATCGCCTCGTTACCTGATGGCCAAGGATAAGCACGAGCGGGCCCTGGCCATTCTCGCCAAGTACCACGCCAACGGCGACGCCAACCATCCCACCGTCCAGTTCGAGTACCGCGAGATCAAGGAGACCCTCCGCCTCGAGTTCGAGGCCTCCAAGTCGAGCAGCTACCTGGACTTCGTGCGCACCAGGGGCAACCGCTACCGTCTGGCCGTCCTCATCTCTCTCGGTATCTTCTCCCAGTGGTCTGGTAACGCGATTATCTCCAACTACTCGAGCAAGCTGTACGACACGGCCGGCGTCACGGGCTCGACCCAGAAGCTGGGTCTCTCTGCTGGCCAGACCGGCCTCTCCCTCATCATCTCGGTCACCATGGCCCTGCTTGTCGACAAGTTCGGCCGTCGCCCCATGTTCCTGACCTCCACGGCCGGCATGTTCTGCACCTTCATCTTCTGGACCCTCACGTCCGGCCTCTACGAAGAGCACAACGCGGATGGCGCCCGCTACGCCATGATCCTCTTCATCTGGATTCACGGCATCTTCTACTCGATCTCCTGGTCCGGTCTGCTCGTCGGCTACGCCATTGAGGTTCTGCCGTACAAGCTGCGTGCCAAGGGTCTCATGATCATGAACCTGACCGTCCAGGCCGCCCTCACCCTCAACACCTACGCCAACCCGGTTGCCTTTGACGCATTCGAGGGCCACAGCTGGAAGTTGTACATTATCTACACG ATCTGGATCTTCCTCGAGCTGTGCTTCGTTTGGAAGATGTACATCGAGACCAAGGGTCCCACCCTCGAGGAGCTTGCCAAGATCATCGATGGCGACGAGGCCGCCGTGGCTCACGTCGATATCAAGCAGGTCGAGAAGGAGACGCACATCAACGAGGAGAAGTCCGTTtag